A region of Microbacterium suwonense DNA encodes the following proteins:
- a CDS encoding DUF3093 family protein translates to MQNTPATTRDGYRERLAPSLWMLVTIALAGPMVSLVFAPVASGVAIVVGAVVSLVLVALSILLAPVVRVRGTVLHAGRAHIDVRWLGEAEHFTGQDARDRRTRDIARDGWHLIRGGIDGLVVVPITDPEDPMRSWTISSRTPDRLVAAIRAARTQR, encoded by the coding sequence ATGCAGAACACTCCCGCGACGACCCGCGATGGCTACCGCGAGCGTCTGGCGCCGAGTCTGTGGATGCTGGTCACCATCGCACTGGCGGGGCCGATGGTGTCGCTGGTGTTCGCCCCGGTGGCATCCGGTGTCGCGATCGTCGTCGGTGCCGTCGTGTCGCTGGTGCTCGTCGCACTGAGCATCCTGCTGGCTCCGGTCGTGCGCGTGCGCGGTACGGTGTTGCACGCGGGTCGGGCGCACATCGATGTCCGCTGGCTGGGCGAGGCGGAGCATTTCACGGGTCAGGATGCCAGGGATCGCCGCACCCGCGACATCGCACGCGACGGCTGGCACCTGATCCGCGGTGGGATCGACGGCCTGGTCGTCGTGCCGATCACCGACCCCGAAGACCCGATGCGCAGCTGGACGATCTCGTCGCGTACCCCTGATCGGCTGGTCGCCGCGATCCGCGCCGCCCGCACCCAGCGCTGA
- a CDS encoding DUF3159 domain-containing protein has protein sequence MIGAALGGAARRAGLSPDGAESTQKVVWGAMGGWRGILESVLPSLAFVIIFTVRPEPLILSLGISVGLAAVFTVVRLLQKSPPAAALGGLAAAGAAALLALWTGRGADNFVPGLITNALYGTAMIVAALIGWSLIGLAVGFLMGEGTAWRSNRRRRRAFFWLGIAWGALFYLRLGVQLPLYLTDQVTLLGTLKLVMGLPLFAPMVAVTWLVVRALYPRAE, from the coding sequence CTGATCGGCGCCGCACTCGGCGGTGCCGCACGACGTGCTGGGCTGAGTCCCGACGGCGCGGAGAGCACCCAGAAGGTCGTCTGGGGTGCGATGGGCGGCTGGCGCGGCATCCTGGAATCGGTGCTTCCCAGCCTGGCGTTCGTGATCATCTTCACGGTGCGCCCGGAGCCGCTGATCCTCTCACTCGGGATCTCGGTGGGGCTTGCGGCGGTGTTCACCGTGGTGCGGCTGCTGCAGAAGTCTCCGCCCGCGGCCGCGCTGGGCGGACTGGCCGCCGCGGGGGCGGCGGCACTGCTGGCTCTGTGGACCGGACGCGGTGCCGACAACTTCGTGCCGGGCCTCATCACCAACGCGCTGTACGGCACGGCCATGATCGTGGCGGCGCTGATCGGCTGGTCGCTGATCGGGCTGGCCGTCGGGTTCCTCATGGGCGAGGGAACCGCCTGGCGCTCGAACCGGCGCAGACGGCGTGCGTTCTTCTGGCTTGGCATCGCCTGGGGTGCGCTGTTCTACCTGCGCCTCGGCGTGCAGCTGCCGCTGTATCTGACCGACCAGGTGACGCTGCTGGGCACGCTCAAGCTCGTGATGGGCCTGCCGCTGTTCGCCCCCATGGTGGCGGTCACGTGGCTCGTGGTCCGTGCGCTGTACCCGCGCGCCGAGTGA
- the dut gene encoding dUTP diphosphatase has protein sequence MTHSVAIPIIAVNTPRYANPGDAGADLVSTEAVRLEPGERALVGTGVRIALPEGYAAFVVPRSGLAAKHGITVVNSPGTVDAGYRGEIRVSLLNTDSEDAYDIAVGDRIAQLIVMPVVTARFEPVDELPDSVRGEGGFGSTGYTQGKSE, from the coding sequence GTGACTCATTCCGTTGCCATCCCCATTATCGCCGTGAACACGCCTCGGTACGCCAATCCCGGCGACGCCGGAGCCGACCTGGTCTCGACCGAGGCGGTGCGGCTCGAGCCGGGTGAGCGCGCACTGGTCGGCACGGGGGTTCGGATCGCCCTGCCCGAGGGCTATGCGGCATTCGTCGTGCCTCGCAGCGGGCTGGCGGCCAAGCACGGCATCACCGTCGTGAACTCACCGGGAACCGTCGATGCGGGCTATCGCGGCGAGATCAGGGTGAGCCTGCTGAACACGGACAGCGAGGACGCGTACGATATCGCGGTCGGGGATCGCATCGCACAGCTGATCGTCATGCCGGTGGTCACGGCGCGTTTCGAGCCCGTCGACGAGCTGCCGGACAGCGTCCGCGGCGAGGGCGGCTTCGGATCGACCGGCTATACCCAGGGAAAGAGCGAATGA
- the sepH gene encoding septation protein SepH, with amino-acid sequence MENVTIVGTEAGVLVLATESGQRFALPIDDVLHREVRRATREAEPSAARLAASPRDIQMQIRAGLSTSEVAALLGVSESDVARFEGPVLAEREHIVDQALAVPVLIGSEVEPDAQPTFGDAVRAKLEDLHATDERWASWKDESGWTVKLEFTADEVEHDARWAFDPRRSTLSPQNADATQLSRQGSLPEGLIPRLRAVDSERVSPYKDDSRFDSGAFGPRLLPDPEPDGQPEEPDSAPEHSSAAVQEAAARRAPDESQPNAETADLLEALRRRRGQRESAPLFEDEPDDSTPIALFDAVEEDKGAAEPEQPAETTDAPQGRRKRRNAMPSWDEIVFGARTEE; translated from the coding sequence ATGGAAAACGTCACCATCGTAGGAACAGAAGCGGGGGTTCTCGTCCTCGCCACCGAATCCGGGCAGCGCTTCGCGCTTCCCATCGATGACGTGTTGCACCGCGAGGTGCGTCGAGCGACCCGTGAGGCGGAGCCGTCAGCCGCGCGCCTGGCGGCCAGCCCCAGGGACATCCAGATGCAGATCCGCGCCGGCCTGTCGACATCCGAGGTCGCCGCTCTGCTGGGTGTCAGCGAATCCGACGTGGCCCGCTTCGAGGGTCCTGTGCTGGCCGAGCGCGAGCACATCGTCGACCAGGCGCTCGCCGTCCCCGTGCTGATCGGCAGCGAGGTCGAACCGGACGCCCAGCCCACCTTCGGCGATGCAGTGCGGGCCAAGCTCGAAGATCTGCACGCGACGGACGAGCGCTGGGCCAGTTGGAAGGACGAGTCCGGCTGGACCGTCAAGCTGGAGTTCACCGCCGACGAGGTCGAGCACGACGCACGCTGGGCCTTTGACCCGCGGCGCAGCACGCTTTCCCCGCAGAACGCAGATGCCACACAGCTGTCTCGCCAGGGCTCTCTGCCCGAGGGGCTCATCCCCCGGCTTCGTGCGGTCGATTCCGAGCGCGTCTCGCCGTACAAGGACGACAGCCGCTTCGACTCGGGCGCTTTCGGCCCGCGCCTGCTTCCCGACCCTGAGCCCGACGGACAGCCCGAAGAACCGGACTCCGCCCCCGAGCACTCGAGCGCAGCCGTCCAGGAGGCGGCGGCTCGTCGCGCACCAGACGAGAGCCAGCCGAACGCCGAGACGGCCGATCTGCTCGAGGCACTGCGACGTCGGCGCGGTCAGCGCGAGTCCGCGCCGCTGTTCGAAGACGAGCCAGACGACTCCACGCCGATCGCACTGTTCGATGCGGTCGAGGAGGACAAGGGCGCAGCTGAGCCCGAGCAGCCCGCCGAGACCACGGACGCGCCGCAGGGACGACGCAAGAGGCGCAATGCGATGCCC